The Arachis ipaensis cultivar K30076 chromosome B05, Araip1.1, whole genome shotgun sequence nucleotide sequence TATTTATTTATAGTATTTGGGTGAGAGATTTTGCAAAGATTCGAATTAGATTTTTTCGAATTTAGCACTTGATCTAGTTTACGGATGCGAGTTAAGACTATAATTGTCAGATTTTGGTCGATTTTATCAAATTTTGATcagtctttttattttttaaacgaTCAAAATATTAGACTGAATCGATTTAGGATGCGATTCACCAGTTTTTTTAGTAGAATTATTGAATTTAACAACTCTAATGACAATGTTTCGTGTAGGTTAATATGGCCCTAAATATGCCATGCATGTTAGGTTGGGCTACTTAATATAATATATTCTTTGATAATTGAAGAACTTGATCAAATATAATTAAATGAAAAGCTTTATAAAACGTGTTACTACAAAATGGGGACAGAAAAGTAGAGAATGATGAATTGCAATTTTGGGAAGCTGAGCTGGAGATTCTGCAGTTGAGTAAACCTAGTTGAACTCTTTCCTCAATTATGATCTCCTCATTACTTGGCAAAATCAATTATAATTCAAAACTTTAGTCATATTATTGCATTATATAGCCTTGCTTCTTGCTTTTGGGGTAATAACTTATTGGTGCCATATCTAGCAAATAATCTCTTCACATTTTATATCTTTTTGGTTATTGCTTTTCTTCTCAATTTTGTTCTCcaaagttttttattttgttatttattaGTAAAGGTACATCAAACCTAGACCTAGTAACATATATAATGCTTAATAAACTAACCTAAGATCTTGACTAACAAAAACTAATACAAAGCAaaatatatgaaataaaaatcccaaaaaaaaaactaaaatctaTATAATTGGAATTTGTTTGCAAATTGCAATTGCTGCCTTTGGCGTGAAGAAACATTGAGGAAAAAGGATTGAAAATGGAGTGAAATGATGTTATGATATGATGGGGCCGAAAAGGGGAGTAGCTTCTTTCATATGACTACTGCTCACATGGTTTTGTACTTTTTTGTTATCCCAAAAGGCCTCCATTTTCGTGAAACAATCTCACTAGGACTTCCATCGCTTTCTATTTCTGTGGAACTTGAAAAATGGAATCTTATTTAGGTCACTATTCACGTAAATAAGTTTTATTATAAGATGTTTATATATGGCTGATTAATTTAGATATGCCATGTGCGTGTGTGTTATGCATTTATATGGATGATGGATGTACTATACATGAATGTGGGATAATTTTTAGCTGAAACATGGTGTAAGAAATTGGACCATtcgaattttgtaaaaaaaaaaaattggattacCAAATCGGATGGTTCGAGTTGTAAagatgaaaaaaattaaatttcacgATTAACTAATCGGACTGTccgattagttttttttttttttttaaaagtttttctcTTCAACTCTCTCGGTCTTGAGTTATACTCTCCTGACACCACATGCAGGTAAAGTTTCTGTGCTCTCCATAACACTGCAACACACCACTCTCTCctctatattaaaaataaaaagtgtttatatatttgattaaattatctcGTTTAATACAAATATTTACAGTTCAGATTTTAGTTTGATATGAAAATATTTTCGTCTAAATTATCATTGGATAATACCATAACTAGGATACAGGAAATGTAATTTCAAATTGAAAAAATCTCAAGAGTcaacaattttattttatatattggtAAACGTACACCTTTATTCATCGGTTCAAAACTTCTAGTCAAACAGtcattttatatttttagtatacattttaaatttattgattaaaaaaataataagttataatttggcaattatatatgcTATTCATCAAATGCATTTACTCGATCTGTTCAGAGTTTTCATGATTCTTTTGGTCCCTTACTCCCTTTACCTGTTGAACAAGGAAACTAAATTTCATTATAAATAATTATCTATATATACGGGAGGatcctttaatttatttgcagTTCTCATTTTAGATTATTAGAAGTTAAACCTTTCTTTAGCACATAGATAGTAGTAAGTTATATATGAATCTATAATATAACGTAACATCATGCAAACTACCTACTCTGTGAGTTTAGTTTAGGATCgttcaccttttttttttctctttactaAACTTGTATCTATATCTATATCTGTATGCATGATTACATATTtatgtttatattatataatGTGGATTAATTTTTGTAATCACTTTttgtaaaattaatataattttaaaagatttatattctcGTAATATTATTATGAACAAAAACACTAATTAAAACTATTTTGATTTGGTATAGTCTAAACAATTTTAATTAATACACAGTGATCTCATCAGTTTTATTAACTTCGAATTGGTTCATCACTTGTTGAAACTTATTAGAAAATAATCATGTCATCCAAATATTTGATTGGGTCAAACCAGACCATACCTATATTAAAACTACTTATACCCGATGCAACtaattgatttttattaaaaCTCGGTGAACCAGCCGATTTTATTAATTCGAATTAGGAATGACAACACCACTTAAATTCGCGGATATTTGATTCACCCCTATCCAATTGGAACTGATAAATATTCGACCTGGTACAGGATAAAATTTTGGCTGGACAAAATCTTGAACAAAGCGGACTTATAAAAAATTCGTCTCGGTacttatataatataataatattatttgatattgtattattttttattttttgtttaattttaccagtTTGGTGACCCATAATCCGAACTGATTCATTTACTTGAAACTTGTATTAGAAAATAATTCCAAATGTGCAGTTCAAACTTGTGACCTCAATGTGACAAACCTTAATTACATCAAGCAAGGCAGCCATTGATCTAAGTTGAGTTATTATCTCACACgttttacatatattatatagttaaataaaataaaatttaatttatataatattttattaaatttaaaattgacaATTTGATCAATAATTTATTAGTTGAATTAAatctattattttaatattttttactaaCTGCAAGCAAGAAGTATGTAATTTATAACATTACAATATAATATAACAATTGATACGTACAACCGAATCATAATAATTACATGACGTAATTTAATTCATTGTTATTATTACGAGTTAAACCTCAAAGTAGTTTTTGAGATTTACGAAATGCATTGATTTGATCCCTGATTTTTCAATTGCACTATTTATGTTTTTGAGATTGGAAAAAATGCACCTATTTGGTCTCTTCCCGTTTTTCCATCTAAACTACTTCCCGACGGTAGTGATGTGTGGCAATGGATTACCACCCTAATACTCAACGATGCCGTTCTTTTCAAACTACTAAATTCATTTAAAGCAGCAATATCttcaaagaaagaagaagaagaacgattACTCTTTTCCCTCATGGCCTTCATGTTCCTCTGCTGATTTTCAGAGCGCTTTCTTCTTGTTTTCAACCTCCTCAGCGTCTGCAACTCCTTCCTATTCCTCCACTCCTCCTCTATCTCCGTTGGAAGGGAACATGTTCTTATCAGATTTGTCGTGCAAGGTATTGGCATGTTATTAGAGTAACCCCCCAAtatcttaattattattattgctgTTGTTATTATCTTCATCTCTGATGAGGGAGCTTTGAGAATGAGAATTTGGGTATTAATGTTGTTTTCTTGATCTTCTTCGCTGTTGGGTCCACATCAAAACGACTGTTCATTGAAAGACCAAAACTCAGCTCAATCTCTTATTTTACATCTCCATCACCATAGCGATGTTGTTGTAGCTCATGATGGTGATGATGGTTCACGGACATGAACCTTTTTAGCAGATCTCTTGGGAAATCACTCATGCGAGTTCTGCTGTTCTCTCTTTCCTCAACAACTTGTGCCATTGAAGAATTTGGGATTGAagcaacaaaaaagaagaaaaaagattaCTTTAGCTTTTTCAAGGAAGTAAGAATACCCAGATGGCTCAGAATTCATGAGGACTTGAAAATTGAAGTTTGTTTTTGGTAGGTAACCGAAGATTGGTGATGAACCAGAAGAGAAACAAGGTCGAATCAAATAATTTTTGTACCTATGCAGTGAGTGAAAACGAACAGGGAAGAAAACAaacaggaaagaagaagaagaagaagtagtttTGCGATTAGGGTTAAAAAGGAGTTTAGAGACCACATTGGGTTAAATACTTTCAATTGACACTCTAACATGACAATCTATTGCCACATCACTGCTGCCGAGAAGTAGTCTGGACGGAAAAATGGAAAGGGACCAAATAGGTGCATTTTTTCCAATCTCAAGGACATAAATAGTATAATTGGAAAATCAAAGACCAAATCGATACATTTCGTGAATTTCAAGGACTATTTTAGAGTTTAACTCTTATTATTACCATAATTATTTTTTCAAGTTTATTTTACGTCTCGAATAgtgaattttaattataattaagctAGCTCTTAGTTAACTCGATGTCACACTTTTTCACCTTTTTCGTGGACATTCTTGCTTTATAATATTTGCTTGGTCCCTAAAGAATTCTCGGTGTggttgtttctttctttcttcatcaTCATATCATGATGACATTTCATGAAAAGGCCTTCGAAAAATAcgtataataaataaattaaatacattCTTCTATATATGTAGCTGTTTGTATGCAATTGTCCATTTATGATATCAAATCCTTCTCCACCAATTAAATGATCACTTTTTTTGCGGATGATGGAACCAATCTTGATATATATCCCATACCACCATTTAATTAGATCCCCAGAAATATCTACCATCTCCATAAATATCTTCTACATTTCTGCCAGCTTCACATAATTGAGTTTAACAGTTTCTTATTATGTCTTCTTGTTAGTAATTACATTACACCGTTCATTCTTgatttaactttaaaatttttaattcttGCACCACTAATTGAACTggaactaatatttttttataatcgGAACTACAAATACAAATATTTATTACTAGTTATTTTTTTAGTATAGAATCAATTAACGTAACTGTCAATCAAATTAACTAAAAAAGAATAGATACTTCATagagttaaaccccaaaatggTCTTTGAGATTGGCGTTTtgcactaaaatcgtccctgagattccaattgcactgATTATGTCTTtgagattgaaaaaaatgcacCATAGTAGTCCCTGGCCCATTTTCCATTAATGACGTGATGACGTGGACtataagtgacacgtgtcacttcatgatttgaCCACGTGTAATGGTAggatgatgtggtgaccagtgacacgtggcatactgACGTGGatagttgtgccacgtgtcacaatgttatttggctaCGTGTCCtgttgtgccacgtgtcgcaacaatattcgtccacgtgtcatccattatgccaacgttgtatatgcaccaaattagtccctcactttgcattaagtgactcattttagtccctgaaattgaatgtcgtgcaccaaactagtcccttcactaattttttctcatttttttaaatttaaaattttaatatcttggatacactaatttcaattctattttttcatatatcgtttaaatacaagtgcttttataaaaaattttaagattttagttttaattatataatttttttaataatttaacattggtaaattttgtaatatataagtatgttattataaaaaaataattatatgattgattagatatatttttttcataaaaaaacatgtatttttaacaagaaattaataattaaaataaatattttttcttatgaAATACACGTTTTCGTTATGTATAAATGAGCTAGATTGAAGGCACTTCAACCACCCTCACTACCACCTTTGACCTCTGCAGTCTAgacgaaagaggtcggagatggtaatGAGGGAagcttgaaatgccttcacgtcaactTCAAGATGGCGGCTATTAGAGGTATCcgcaagaaaaaaaatattttataaaagtactaaaagaggtcggagatagtagtgaaggtgcttgaaaagccttcacgtcaactccaagtcGGCGATTAGGGTAttcgcaagagaaaaaatattttataaaaacacttttatttgaagaacgtgtgaaaaaatagaattgaaattaatgtaTTCAAAAATATgggagaattttgaatttatagaaaaaatgagaaaaaattggtgaagggactagtttggtgcacgacattcaatttcagggactaaaatgagtcacttaatgcaaagtgagggactaatttggtgcatatacaacgatgacataatggatgacacgtggacgaatactgttgcgacacgtggcacaaccggACACGTGGCCAAAATAACATTttgacacgtggcacaactatCCACgttagcatgccacgtgtcactggtcaccacgTCACCctaccattacacgtggccaaatcatgaagtgacacgtgtcacttacagtccacgtcatcatgccatgtcatcacgtcgttaatggaaaACGGGTCAAGGACTACTATGgtgcatttttttcaatctcagggacgtaattggtgcaattggaatctcagggacgattttagtgcaAAACGCCAATCTCAAAGACCATTTTGAGGTTTAACTCAATTAATAATACCACACATATTAATTTCTATGTTAATAAATTAGATCACATATATAGAATTCTGTCACAATTTTCTACTCATAACGATGCTGCCATATTATTTCACATATTATTATATTTCACCATAGTCACATGTAATAACCAAATAAACAACCTTCGTTATCTTTTAAACTGCGTTTGGTTACActgatataataaaataagataataagaataagacacaaaaataaaaatataaaaaattaatatttttatattttgtttagtgataaactaaatataaaaaaataaataataNNNNNNNNNNNNNNNNNNNNNNNNNNNNNgtattttttattttttctgacaaaaaagacaaaaaatatattaatttaatatttttaaacacAATATATATGTTTATATCTTTTCTGTGAAATATAGTTTTTTATCTCTTTCAAATACTCTCACCATTGACAAAAAGATATCTGCAATACCCATGTCTCCATTTCTAACCTCTTTATTTTCAAGCCCAAATCATAGAACTTGTTTTAGGTACATCTAAAAACACGTTATATTCTTGCAATTTTTTAGACAAAATTTTCATATTTAGCAATATTTTGTTACATAAAAACATACCTGGTATACGTATGTAAAAATTACTAAACTTCAACTTTACATCATTAAATTGCGTTTCTCTTAAAATTAGAACCTTGCTAAAGGTAATAGTTAAAAGCCTTATAAAAaagtattaaaaaatattttaaagaaaccttttatatttctaatacatggaatacataaaaaaattcaataacttCACACCCTTATTAAAACATGTCCTAATTAAATCCCTTAATTTAGTGTGTTAATAAATAATTGTACTTgccagtcaccaaaaaaaaattgtaCTTGCCATTTTTCTTTGAAATTTCCTATCATAAAGGTGATGGGCCTCAAAACCCACTAAATGGAGTAAACATTAATTTCTAAGACAAGCATTGGCGATCACATTTTAATCGAGGGAATGTCCTTGGTTCCCCAACCCAACCCTACCTTCCATTTCCAAAGGCTCACAATTAAAGAATGATTAGTATTTCAAATAACACTAATTAAGTAACAATTCCGCAACAAATTAATGATTGAAATTCTTTTATACTTTACATAGTAATTCAATTCATCAATCATATATGATGCCACTAATCCCATTTTCTCCAAAAAGGAAGATAAGGATGCAAGATGTCACTTTGAAGAGTGTCACGAATATACTAAGCtatcaaaagagaaagaaagaaagcaaccGCCACCAAAATTGATCCCCGAAAAGGCTTGCTTCTTGTGGATGCCGACCCGGTGGCCGTAGCCATATCAGCTAGCCATGATGTGGAACCTAGTGCCGACTGCTCCACCGACGAACCTGACCCCGACCCTAAATCCGAACCCGAATCTGAAGCCGCTGCCTTAGGGGATGAATCCGTCGAAGATTTTAGACTACGTACAAAAAAATACATGTACATATTAAACTAAGAAAAAGTCTAGGAATCagtaactttgttaaattctgaccaacatgtaactagcaaagaaaagtgagttattggatgaaatttcacactcgtctcacaccattaaaatcatcattgatgactatttgatggctacaaattacaAAGTTGTTAGCCCCTTAACATTCTCCTTAAACTAAATTGacagtgtattaaaattaaatttatttaaaaaatgaaaTGATTTGTTTACCTCGGAGAAGAGGGACAAAAAGTGACGGTGTAATCAGCATCGGAGCAAGTGAAAGTGCTGGTGGCATCATCATAAGCATAGCTATAAGATTTGGGGCATGCACTCTTGAACATTTCAGAGTACACAGATGGCTTACACGTGTTAGGGTTTCCGAATTCTCCGTCGCAGCAATACTCCGGTTTCTTGAATGCATCACACGCGCTGCGGCACGCGTCACCGCCCTCCACTCGAAGCTCCGACGGGCACCGCTTGTTTAAGTCAGCGCCGCATCCCGTGGCGCCGCACGAGCCGGAGCNNNNNNNNNNNNNNNNNNNNNNNNNNNNNNNNNNNNNNNNNNNNNNNNNNNNNNNNNNNNNNNNNNNNNNNNNNNNNNNNNNNGGCCTCCACCATCATGGGGAGATTGTAGCCGTCGACGAGGCTGACGTCGTAGTAGTCCATGGAACCGGTGCCGAGAGTGAACTCGGCGAGGGTGGCCGGAGGAGAGGCTCCGCCTCCGTTGCAGTTGATCTCGCCGGAGCCGCAGTCGGCGGTGGCGCATGTTCCTTTGCCTTGATCGTCGAATTTGCAGTCGGTTCTGCCCCAGAATCTGCCCGACCAGCCCGTAGGAGCTTGGAAAGTCTTTGTGGAACCCTTTGAGAGCTCGAAACCCGTGCTTCCGATATCTGGTTTGCCCAATATGCCTGGCCATACTGTGTGATCGCACTTGTTTACGAACGTGAATGTTGCACCTGAAACCCCTGCACAAAACGGAAAAACAGAGCAATCCCGACTGAGTTAGTTTCTTCATTCTTCAGCTAAATTGAAGAATGACCCAGGTATTGTGATCCAAAAAATAATAGAGCTTTACCTTCGAGGAGGAGgaaaaggaagaaagtgaagaagggCTGAGAAGAATG carries:
- the LOC107642571 gene encoding thaumatin-like protein 1, with protein sequence MALFSYHRHSSQPFFTFFLFLLLEGVSGATFTFVNKCDHTVWPGILGKPDIGSTGFELSKGSTKTFQAPTGWSGRFWGRTDCKFDDQGKGTCATADCGSGEINCNGGGASPPATLAEFTLGTGSMDYYDVSLVDGYNLPMMVEAXXXSGSCGATGCGADLNKRCPSELRVEGGDACRSACDAFKKPEYCCDGEFGNPNTCKPSVYSEMFKSACPKSYSYAYDDATSTFTCSDADYTVTFCPSSPSLKSSTDSSPKAAASDSGSDLGSGSGSSVEQSALGSTSWLADMATATGSASTRSKPFRGSILVAVAFFLSLLIA